CCGGGCTATCGCCAATGGCGCGCCGATGCCGAAGAGCAGGCGCGCGAGGATCCGGCGCTGGCGCGCCAGTTGACCGAACTCGACACCCGGCTGGCCTCGATGTCGGGGCCGCGTGACCCCAATTATCCAGCCCCCGAGATCGAATCGCCCGGCTTTCCCTTCGGAGCCTTGCTGACGGCGCTGTTTCTGCTGCTCATCGCGGCCGTATTCATCGTCGTGCTTTGGCGGCGCTTCTTCGGCGAGGTCGGCCGGCGCCGGCCCGCCGTGAAGCATGATAGAGGCTCGGGCAAGCGAACGGCCTATCGTCCCGACTGGTTCCGCGTCGGCATGACCCTGCCGGTCGATCCATCGCTGTTCATCCTGGCCGAGCCGCTGACCAAGCTCCAGGCGCCACGGTCGGCGAGCGGCAGCGGTCTGGTTTCGGTCGAGCGTGTGGGCGAGGTCCGAGGCGAAGGCGTGACCTGGTACCGACTCTACGTCTCGGGCGGCGACGGATTCTTCCAGGTGCACCTGGATGCGCCTGGTCAACCCGACGAGTGCCGCTATTTCTCGCGCCTCGACGTGGTCGAACCGGCCGATGCAGACGAGTGGGGCGTCTGGCTCGATCGCGACGAGGGTCTGATCGGCTGGCCGGAGTTCCAGACCCAGGATGGCCAGCTCTATGCCCGTCTCTGGTCGCCGGGCCAGACGCGCCGCGAACCGTACTCGCTTCGCGAAACCCTGGAGGCCGCCGACGGCACGGACATCGAGCCGTGCCGGCAGCAGGCCATGCTCTATACGCGCGCCACCGGTGCCCAGCCGCCGATGCCGAGTACCGAATATCTGCTGGTGGCCGCCAACGAGCAGGGTGACGGCGCCTGGGTGTCACTCCATGTCGGGATCGATATCCCCGTCGCCAGCCTGAACCTGAGCTGACCGCCTCAGCCGTCACGAACCGCTTGCCCGCAACACTCCTGGAGTCCATAACGTGACCGATACGCTCGATATCCTGTGGCAGACGCTCAACAGCGGACTGCCGATCCTGTTGCTGCACTTTCTCACCACCCTGGCGCTGCTGGGGTTGGGTGTCGGCTGTTATGCCCTCATCACGCCCTTTCGCGAGCGCGCCCTGATCCGGCAGGGAAACACCGCCGCCGGACTGACGCTCGGCGGCGCCTGGGTCGCCCTGGCCATCCCCCTGGCCGCCACGCTGGCCACCAGCGGCGTCTGGCTCGACATCCTGCTGTGGGGGAGCGTGGCGGTGCTGATCCAGCTGCTGACCTTTGGGGTCTTCATCGTATCGTTTCGCGATTTTCGCGCCGCCATCGAGTCGGGCAACGTGGCCGCTGCCGCGCTGTTGGTCGGAGTGCAGATGGCCGTCGCGCTGCTGAACGCCGGCGCCATGGCCGGTTGATCGGCCCGCTCGATCGTCCAGTCAGTCGGCCGTCACGCGACTCCGCTGTCAGCTGTCGCCCGCTCGCTTGAGACACCAACGTATTTCCGTACTCGAACACCTTTTCTGTCATCGTCAGGAGCTGCTGTCCATGTTCAATTTCATCCGTCACTTCGTTGGGGTCAAGACCGACCAGGCCGTCCAGAGCGGCATCGAGGCCCTGGTGCGCTGGGACCCCAAGGGCGCGACCGAGGCCGAGCTGCGTGTCATGGAGCAGCATCTCGACGAACTGGGCCTGGAAGTCGCCCAGGCGCGCGCCGTCTACGAGCGCGAGAAACAGGAGGCCGACGCCATCCAGACGCTGCTCGATCAGCGCATGGCGGCCGCCGAGATGCTGCAAGGCCAGCTCGCGACGGAGGCCGATCCGACCCGTCGCACGGCACTCGAACAGAGTCTGCACACCCTGCTCGACATGCTGGAGCAGATGACCCCGGACGTGGAGCGCGAAGCCAGCGAGGCGACGGATGCCCAAGCGTTCCTGGCGATGCTGGAACAGACCTATGCCGATGCAGGAACCAAGCTCAAGGAGGCCCGCCGTCAGCTGGAGCGTGCCGAGCGCGACATGCGGCGAGCCGAGCAGCAGCGCGAGCAGGCCGAGCGTCAGGCCGAAGCCGCGCGCCGCGCCGCCGGACTCAGCGGCACCACCAGCAGCCTGAACGTGGCTTTGAAGGCGATGAACGACGCGGCGGCACGCGATCTGGCCCAGGCCGAGGCCGCGAGCCTGAAGGCCAAGCTGCTCGCGCCCACGCGCCCCGAGCAGGATGATCCCAACATCGCTGCCGCCCTGGCCGCTGCCAGTGGCAAAGGGCCCGTTCCGCAGTCGGCCAGTGAGCGTCTGGCACGACTGAAGGCGCGTCAGGGCTGAGCCACCTCTGAGCTATCTGGACAATCAGCGATCGTGGCGCCGAAGCGGATGGGAGTCTGGCGCGGATGACTTGGATCAAGGCGGGGGGCTGCACCGCCTTGCAGAATCGCGTCCGGCTTTCGTCCATCCTGTCCAGTCATCCTGCGAGTCGATCCAATCATGTCATCCATCATCACCGACGCCTTCACCCACGATCATCATGCCTGTGACCATCGGCTGGCCGCCGCCGAGAAGAGCCTGACCAGCGGCGACTGGGAGGCTATCGGCCGGGCGTCCGAGGCGCTGATCTCGGCCGTGAACCATCATTTCGACGTCGAGGAACAGACGCTCTTCCCACGTCTGGCGAGCCTCTATCGGGTCGCGGCCAATCCGATCGAGGTCATGTGCTCCGAGCACGCTCAGATGCGCGCCCTGCTCGGTGATCTGGGCGAGGCGGTCGCGCAACGCGACCGCGATACCTGCCAGGGCGTGCTGGAGACCTTCCATTTCCTCACCCAGCAGCACAACTCCAAGGAAGAGATCGTGCTCTATCCCATGGCCGATGGCGCGCTGCGCGATCAGGCGACCGAGATCGCCGGGCTGGTGGCGCGTGAGTCCTGAGACCGACGCGACGCTCGAACTCGACGTGCGCCGGCTCGAACCGCCCGAGCCGCTCGAACGTATCCTCGATACGCTCGCCGACATGCCTAGGGACGCGCGACTGCGGGTCGTGCATCGGCGCGAGCCGTTCCCGCTCTACGACCTGCTGCGCCGTCTGGGCTACCAGTGGCACACCGAGGGCGCGGACGAGTATTTCGAGATCCTCATCTGGTCCTGAAGCGGAGATCACGCCGTGCTCAATACCGCTGGACTCAGCCTGGATCAGGCACCGCCGATCCGGGTGCCTTTTTCCTTCTTCCTGGCCGCGCCGTTCTTCGTTTTCCTGGCGGGTGCGCTACTGCTGTGGCAGGGCGAGTCGGCCCTGCTGACGCGCTGGTCGCCGAGCGCCCTGGCGCTGACCCATCTGATCGCACTCGGCTTTCTGACTCAGGTGATGCTGGGCGCCTTGTTCCAGATGCTGCCGGTTCTGATCGGCGCGCGCGTGCCGGGGGCGAACTGGATTGCACCGCTGGTGCAGGGGTGCCTGATCCTGGGGACGCTGGCGCTCGCGGTTGGACTCCAGTGGGGCGGGGCCGTCTGGCTCAGTCTGGGGGGCGGTGCGCTCGCGATCGGGCTGGCCGCGTTCATGGGGGCGGCCGGGATCGCGCTCGTACATGGCCGGGGTGCGCTGCGCACGCTCCAGGCAATGCGGCTGGCGCTCTTCGGATTGCTGATGACGCTGCTGCTCGGCGTGTGGCTGGTGGCTGGCCTGGTCGGCGTGCCGGTCGACGGACTGACGGCCTGGGTCGATCTGCATCTCGGCTGGGCGCTGCTCGGCTGGGTCGGAATGCTGATCCTGGGCGTCGGCTATCAGGTGGTGCCCATGTTCCATGTCACACCGGCCTATCCGGCCTGGCTGGCGCGACCGGCAGCCTGGGTGATCCTGAGCGGCCTGCTGCTGGCTACAGCCGCGACGCTCATGGGTTGGGGCGGTCTGGCGGTCTGGGGATTCGGGTCCGCCGTCGGAGTTCTGGCCGTCTTCGCGCTGGTGACGCTGGACCGGCAGCGCCAGCGCGAGCGTCCGCGTATCGATGTCACGCTGCTGTACTGGTGGAGCGCCATGCTGAGCGCATTGCTGGCGGCTGTGGTCTGGCTGTCAGGCGGGCGAGCGGAACTGGTCGGGGTACTGGTCCTGATCGGCGTCGGACTCGGACTGCCGAGCGGGATGCTGTTCAAGATCATGCCGTTTCTGAGCTGGTTCCATCTCCAGCATCGGCAGGTCGCGGCGCGGCGTTTCGACGTGCGGCTGCCGCACATGCAGGCGTTCATCCCCGAGCGCTGGGCGCGCGTGCAGTTCGGGCTGCATCTGAGCGCACTGCTGGCGCTGACGCTGGCGACCACCTGGCCTGAAACGGTCTGGCTGACGCCGCTCGGCGCACTCATGATGATGAGCGCCGCCGCACTGCTGAGCTGGCTCCAGCTCGGCTGCTATCGGCGTCATCTCCAGATCGGACGGCGTTTCCTCACTTCTTGCGCTCGGTGAAACGCTTGAGCCGCTGCTTCTTGGCGATCTGACGCGCCGTGAGCGTGTTGCGCTTGCCCTGATAGGGATTGGAACCGCTCTTGAACTCCAGCCGCAACGGCGTGCCCAGCAGATCGAGCTCCTTGCGGAAGCGGTTGATGAGATAGCGCTTGTAGGTCTCGGGTACCACGTCGGTCTGGTTGCCGTGGATGACGATGATCGGCGGGTTGCGTCCGCCCTGATGGGCATAGCGCAGTTTGATGCGCCGGCCGTGGACCAGCGGCGGCTGATGCTCCATCACCGCCGCTTCCAGCAGCCGGGTCAGTTCAGGCGTCGACAGGTCGCGCGTGGCATTGGCATAGGCCAGATCGACATCGTCGAGCACATGGCCGACACCACTGCCGTACAGCGCCGAGACCCGGTGCAGCTTGGCGAAATCCAGAAACGCCAGCTTGCGCGCGAACTGATCGCGCACCCGGTTGCGTGCATCCGGGTCCAGCCCGTCCCATTTGTTGATCGCCACCACCAGCGCCCGCCCGCTCTCGATGATATGCCCGGCGAGCGTGGCGTCCTGCTCGCCGATGCCCTCATGCGCATCGATCACCAGGATGATGACGTTGGCCTCTTCGATCGCTTGCAGGGTCTTGATGACGCTGAACTTTTCGATCGGGTCATGGACGCGCGCGCGCCGGCGCAGTCCGGCCGTATCGATCAGGGTGTAACGCTGGTCGTGGCCGGGCCGCTCGAAGGGGATGAAGATACTGTCGCGCGTGGTGCCCGGACTGTCGAACGTGACCTGCCGTTCCTCGCCGAGCAGCCGGTTGATGAGCGTGGACTTGCCCGCATTCGGACGCCCGACGACGGCGACCTTGATCCGGTCGTGCTCGATGTCCGCCGCATCCTCTTCCGCGCTCTCGGGTAGATGCTCGAAGACATGGTCGATGAGTCCGCGCACCCCCAGACCCTGGGTCGCGGACGCCGCCCAGGGATCGCCCAGCCCGAGCCGATGGAAATCGGTCACGGCCAGCGTCGGATCCATGGTGTCGCTCTTGTTGACGACCAGGGTGATCGGCTTGCCGAGCCGACGCAGTCGCTGAGCGATGTCGATGTCTTCGGGCGTGCAGCCGTCGCGGGTATCGACCATGAACAGCAGATGATCGGCCTCCTCGACGGCGCGCTGAACCTGACGCTCCATCAGTGCCTCGATTCCTTCCGCCGCAGTACCGATGCCGCCGGTGTCGACGATGACATAGGGGCGCGGTCCGATGCGCCCGATACCGTACTGCCGGTCGCGCGTCAGACCGGGGAAGTCGGCGACCAGCGCATCACGGGTACGCGTGAGACGGTTGAAGAGGGTCGATTTGCCGACGTTGGGGCGGCCGATCAGAGTGATGACGGGCAACATGCGGATCAGCGCTTCCCTTGAGTTGTGGTTTGATCGGATGGCGGCGTGCCGGATGAGGACTCGGCCGCCGGTGTCCGGGTCGCCGGCGGCGTCTTGGCGGCCGGCGCAGAGGGTGGGGTCGTCGTTGCGCCCAGCGTCAGCGCGGCGAGCGTGCCGTCGTCGGCATAGACATAGACGCGGTTGCCCGCGACCAGCGGGCGGGCGGTGATGCCGGACTTGGTCAGACGCATCCGCCCCACCAGTCGTCCATCACGCTTGTCGAGCAGATGCAGATAGCCCTCGAAGTCGCCGACCAGCAGCCGTTCGCCGAGCAGCGCGGGCGCGGTGAGCCGACGATAGCGCAGTTGGTCCTGACTCCAGCGCCCGGCGCCATCGGCCATCTCGGCGCCCCAGACCTGATCCTTGGAGTCGGTCACATAGAGTCCGCCGTCGTCGGCCACCAGTCCGGCGTGAGCCGAGAGTTCGCGTCGCCACAGCACTTCGCCCAGCTCGCGATCCACGGCGGCCAGATCGCCATTGTAGGCGCCGACATAGACCGTCGGGCCGACCACGACCGGATCGGCATCGATGTCGGCGATGCGCGCCAGTTCAGAGCGTCCGCTCGGACGGCTGACGGTCACTTCCCAGATCGGCAGACCATCCTTGGGATCGAGCTTGACCAGCTTGCCGCCCGAGAGTCCGACGATGATCCCGTTTTCGGTCAGGGCCGGGGTGCTGCTGCCGCGCAGGGTCAGGACCGGCGGCGGATAGTCGATGCGCCACTGGCTCTGGCCGGTTGCGGCGTCCAGGCCATGGAGACTGTCGTCGAGCGTATGGACGAAGACCCGGCCATCGGCCCCCAAACGCGGCACCGAGAGCACCTCGCTGCCGAGCTGGGCGCGCCAGAGTTCATGCCCGTCCCGGGTCGAGAGCGCGACCAGCTCGCCCTGGCTGGTGCCGAGCACCAGACGCTCGCCGGCCACGTCCGGTCCGCCGCTGAAGGCCAGCCCCGTGTCGCGCTGCCAGAGTTCGCGTCCCGAGTCGGCGGCGAGCGCCACCACCCGGCCGCGCGCATCGGCGACATAGAGCCGCCCCTCGGCGAGCGCCGGAACCAGATAGAGCCGCCGCTCCTCGGTGCCGCGCGTCGGGCGTGCCGACCAGAGTGTGTCGAACCGCGTCTCCTGCGCCAGGGGCGGCAGCGGCGAGGGCGGTGTCGGGTCTTTCTCCTTGCCGAACCAGGGGATACCGCCGCAGCCGGCCAGCAACAGGGCCGGCGCCAGAACCAGGCTGAGCCGCAAGAGCGAAGATCCGAAGCGAAGTCTCATCATGGCGGTATCCGGGCCGCTCAACCGGCGGCAGGCAGGTTGTCGAGCTTGAGTCGGATCAGTTGCGAGAGGCTGCTGCCCGACTCGATCGCACGCTGATAGGCCGCGCGCGCCGCGTCCAGATCACCGCGCGCGGCGGCGATGTCGCCACGCACGGCAGCGAACTCACCGGCGAAGGCGGGGCTGACGTCATATTTGTCGAGCGTCCTGGCGGCCGCGTCCAACTGGTTCTCGGCGAACTGGAGACGCGCCAGACGCAGTGCGGCCAGACGCGCGATGGCCGGATCGGGCGCGGTGTCGATCGCGTTCTGGAGCGCGGTCATGGCCTCGGCCGTCTGGCCGGCCTCGTGGAGCGCCTTGGCCGCGACCAGGGCGCCGAGCGCCGGGTAGGGCGTGGAGCCGAAGTCGTCCTCAAGCCGGTCGATCTGCTTGCTCACCGCCTCGGTCTGCTTGTCGGCGGCATCGAGCATCAATTGCTCGAAGGCCATGGACGCCTGGCTGGCGGTGCTCTCCTGATGGCCGATCCACAAGCGCCAGCCCCAGATGGCAGCCAGACCGATGGCCGCGCCGGCGATCACCGACAGACCATTGTCTTTCCACCAGGTCTTGATCGCCTCGACTTTCTCGTCGTCGGTTTCGTAGCTCACGACAGTCTCCGTCAATAGGGGGTCAAAGCATCTCGGTGAGGAAGGCGGCCACGTCCTCATGGCGCAGCTCGCGCTGCCCGGACTCGCCGCGCAGATCCTTCACGCCGATGACGCCGCGTTCCAGTTCCTCGTCGCCCAGGATCAGAGCGAAGCGCGCTCCGCTCTTGTCGGCCTTCTTGAACTGGCTCTTGAAGCTGCCGCCGCCGCCGTTGGACTGTAGACGCAGACGGGGCAGGGCATCGCGCAGTCGCTCGGCCAGCGCGGGCGCGGCCGCTTCGGCGCGTTCGCCGACGGCGACCAGATAGGCGTCGAGGCGCCGCTCGGGGGCGAATCCGGACTGCTCCAGGATCTCGACCAGCCGCTCCAGCCCCATGGCGAAGCCGACCGCCGGGGTCGCTCGCCCGCCGAGCTGCTCGACCAGTCCATCATAGCGCCCGCCGGCGCAGACCGTCCCCTGAGCGCCGAGATCCTCGGTGATCCACTCGAAGACGGTGCGATTGTAATAGTCCAGACCGCGCACCAGACGCGGGTTGATCTGATAGTCGATGCCGGCGGCATCGAGTCCGGCACGCAGACGCTCGAAGTGCGCGCGCGTCTCCTCGCCCAGGACGTCCATGAGACTGGGCGCGTCGACCAGCAGCCGCTGGGTCTCGGGGTGCTTGGAGTCCAGGATGCGCAGCGGATTGGTGCTCAGGCGCCGCTGGCTGTCGGCGTCGAGCTGGTCGGCGCGCGCCTGGAGATAGTCCACCAGTCGCTCGCGATAGACCTGACGCTCGGCGCTGTCGCCCAGGGTGTTGATCTCCAGCCGGAAGCTGTCGAGTCCCAGACGCCGCCACAGCCGCGCCGTCAGCAGGATGACCTCGACGTCGATGTCGGGACCGGCCAGCCCGAAGGCTTCCACGCCGATCTGATGGAACTGACGATAGCGTCCGCGCTGCGGGCGCTCGTAGCGGAACATTGGTCCCTGATACCAGAGCCGCTGCGGCTGCACCAGCAGGCCGTGCTCGATGGCGGCGCGCACGCAGCTCGCCGTCCCCTCGGGACGCAGACTGAGGCTGTCGCCATGACGATCGGCGAAGCTGTACATCTCCTTCTCGACGATATCGGTCACTTCGCCGATGGAGCGTTTGAACAGCTCCGTCACCTCGACCAGTGGCGTGCGGATCTCGCTGTAGCCATAGCCGGCCAGCACCTCGCGCGCGGCTTCCTCGATACGGTGCCAGATGGCGATGCGCTCCGGCAGGATGTCGTGCATCCCGCGGATGGCTTGGATGTATTTGCTCATGGATGAGGGCGCAAGTCAGGGTTGGCCGGAATCCGGCCAACGGATCATTCGAAGGAACTCGGGTCGAGCGTGAAGCGCGCGACATTGCCGCGGGCGCGACGCTGGAGATCGAAGGGGCGACCACCGATCGTCAACTGGGTCGCGGAGGCATTGCCGATGACGAATTTGTAGGGCGGTTCCCCATCGAGCACGCGCCGATCCCCCGAGCGCATCTCGCCATTGAGCACCACGCCGCCACCGGCGCCGCGCACGTCGATCCAGGAAGTACCGGTGAACTCGAGCACGACCTCGGTGGAGGTCGGTTCGGGAGCCGGTTCTTCCGTCACGGATTCGGCCTGAGCTTCCGCGTCCGATGCCTCCTCGTCAGCGAGCGCCTCGTTGGTCGTGCTCTGAGCGCTCGTCAGCGTGCTGGCGGCGACGAGCGTCTCGACGGGTGCCGGGGTGGCCGGCGCGGCGGGTTCGGCCGGCTCGGCTGGCGTCGCGCCGGCAGGCGACTGGGATTGAGCGCCTCGAAGCGGGATGCTCTCGGGTGGCGCGGCGATCGTCGACTCGGGGCCGGCGGCAGAGACCGACGTCGCATTCGCCGCCGTGGCCACACCGGACGTATCCGAAGGCTTGGCGGGGGCGGCGACCGTGCTCGCCGACTCCTCGCCCTTGGGCGACAGGGCGAGCGCGTCCGATTGCAGCGTGGAGTCGCTCTGTCCGCGTAGCCAGAGCGTTGCCATTCCGGCGACGACGCCGACCAGCAGGACGGCGACCGCCCAGACCCAGCGCCCGCCGCCGGACGACTGCGAGGAATCGTCCGGAACGCTCAGCGCATGACTCAGACCGACCTCGCGGACCGGAACCATGGCGCGATAGGCCGTGACGATGGGCGCCGGGTCGGCCC
The sequence above is drawn from the Allochromatium vinosum DSM 180 genome and encodes:
- the bamB gene encoding outer membrane protein assembly factor BamB; amino-acid sequence: MMRLRFGSSLLRLSLVLAPALLLAGCGGIPWFGKEKDPTPPSPLPPLAQETRFDTLWSARPTRGTEERRLYLVPALAEGRLYVADARGRVVALAADSGRELWQRDTGLAFSGGPDVAGERLVLGTSQGELVALSTRDGHELWRAQLGSEVLSVPRLGADGRVFVHTLDDSLHGLDAATGQSQWRIDYPPPVLTLRGSSTPALTENGIIVGLSGGKLVKLDPKDGLPIWEVTVSRPSGRSELARIADIDADPVVVGPTVYVGAYNGDLAAVDRELGEVLWRRELSAHAGLVADDGGLYVTDSKDQVWGAEMADGAGRWSQDQLRYRRLTAPALLGERLLVGDFEGYLHLLDKRDGRLVGRMRLTKSGITARPLVAGNRVYVYADDGTLAALTLGATTTPPSAPAAKTPPATRTPAAESSSGTPPSDQTTTQGKR
- the der gene encoding ribosome biogenesis GTPase Der, whose translation is MLPVITLIGRPNVGKSTLFNRLTRTRDALVADFPGLTRDRQYGIGRIGPRPYVIVDTGGIGTAAEGIEALMERQVQRAVEEADHLLFMVDTRDGCTPEDIDIAQRLRRLGKPITLVVNKSDTMDPTLAVTDFHRLGLGDPWAASATQGLGVRGLIDHVFEHLPESAEEDAADIEHDRIKVAVVGRPNAGKSTLINRLLGEERQVTFDSPGTTRDSIFIPFERPGHDQRYTLIDTAGLRRRARVHDPIEKFSVIKTLQAIEEANVIILVIDAHEGIGEQDATLAGHIIESGRALVVAINKWDGLDPDARNRVRDQFARKLAFLDFAKLHRVSALYGSGVGHVLDDVDLAYANATRDLSTPELTRLLEAAVMEHQPPLVHGRRIKLRYAHQGGRNPPIIVIHGNQTDVVPETYKRYLINRFRKELDLLGTPLRLEFKSGSNPYQGKRNTLTARQIAKKQRLKRFTERKK
- a CDS encoding DUF350 domain-containing protein, with the protein product MTDTLDILWQTLNSGLPILLLHFLTTLALLGLGVGCYALITPFRERALIRQGNTAAGLTLGGAWVALAIPLAATLATSGVWLDILLWGSVAVLIQLLTFGVFIVSFRDFRAAIESGNVAAAALLVGVQMAVALLNAGAMAG
- a CDS encoding DUF2491 family protein, whose translation is MPRLTPTLGLTLLLTLAIGLLTPLDGWAKKRGSSSGGYSRPASSLSQRTPSTRPSAIKRTPSVSGGYSRPRTSPSAISSPATRGSATDQTLSRQGSKRALDDFRRQREPEAPAIETVWNRPSTSGTAPSAPRRPSTLDSIGDAIGGYGGRGSATPWTGGGRQIPATRPARSPSSFGPWSAVLLWGLLETLSRPGHAEFFYHHADDPGYRQWRADAEEQAREDPALARQLTELDTRLASMSGPRDPNYPAPEIESPGFPFGALLTALFLLLIAAVFIVVLWRRFFGEVGRRRPAVKHDRGSGKRTAYRPDWFRVGMTLPVDPSLFILAEPLTKLQAPRSASGSGLVSVERVGEVRGEGVTWYRLYVSGGDGFFQVHLDAPGQPDECRYFSRLDVVEPADADEWGVWLDRDEGLIGWPEFQTQDGQLYARLWSPGQTRREPYSLRETLEAADGTDIEPCRQQAMLYTRATGAQPPMPSTEYLLVAANEQGDGAWVSLHVGIDIPVASLNLS
- a CDS encoding RodZ domain-containing protein, with translation MSPSINTTLSDDPNMLEPNDTPGRRLRALRESRKLDVERVAAQLHLQRHVVEAIEGDQYERLPAPVFVVGYLKNYARLLGADPAPIVTAYRAMVPVREVGLSHALSVPDDSSQSSGGGRWVWAVAVLLVGVVAGMATLWLRGQSDSTLQSDALALSPKGEESASTVAAPAKPSDTSGVATAANATSVSAAGPESTIAAPPESIPLRGAQSQSPAGATPAEPAEPAAPATPAPVETLVAASTLTSAQSTTNEALADEEASDAEAQAESVTEEPAPEPTSTEVVLEFTGTSWIDVRGAGGGVVLNGEMRSGDRRVLDGEPPYKFVIGNASATQLTIGGRPFDLQRRARGNVARFTLDPSSFE
- the hisS gene encoding histidine--tRNA ligase; translated protein: MSKYIQAIRGMHDILPERIAIWHRIEEAAREVLAGYGYSEIRTPLVEVTELFKRSIGEVTDIVEKEMYSFADRHGDSLSLRPEGTASCVRAAIEHGLLVQPQRLWYQGPMFRYERPQRGRYRQFHQIGVEAFGLAGPDIDVEVILLTARLWRRLGLDSFRLEINTLGDSAERQVYRERLVDYLQARADQLDADSQRRLSTNPLRILDSKHPETQRLLVDAPSLMDVLGEETRAHFERLRAGLDAAGIDYQINPRLVRGLDYYNRTVFEWITEDLGAQGTVCAGGRYDGLVEQLGGRATPAVGFAMGLERLVEILEQSGFAPERRLDAYLVAVGERAEAAAPALAERLRDALPRLRLQSNGGGGSFKSQFKKADKSGARFALILGDEELERGVIGVKDLRGESGQRELRHEDVAAFLTEML
- a CDS encoding DUF2249 domain-containing protein, which codes for MSPETDATLELDVRRLEPPEPLERILDTLADMPRDARLRVVHRREPFPLYDLLRRLGYQWHTEGADEYFEILIWS
- a CDS encoding YfgM family protein; amino-acid sequence: MSYETDDEKVEAIKTWWKDNGLSVIAGAAIGLAAIWGWRLWIGHQESTASQASMAFEQLMLDAADKQTEAVSKQIDRLEDDFGSTPYPALGALVAAKALHEAGQTAEAMTALQNAIDTAPDPAIARLAALRLARLQFAENQLDAAARTLDKYDVSPAFAGEFAAVRGDIAAARGDLDAARAAYQRAIESGSSLSQLIRLKLDNLPAAG
- a CDS encoding hemerythrin domain-containing protein — its product is MSSIITDAFTHDHHACDHRLAAAEKSLTSGDWEAIGRASEALISAVNHHFDVEEQTLFPRLASLYRVAANPIEVMCSEHAQMRALLGDLGEAVAQRDRDTCQGVLETFHFLTQQHNSKEEIVLYPMADGALRDQATEIAGLVARES